One part of the Tachysurus vachellii isolate PV-2020 chromosome 6, HZAU_Pvac_v1, whole genome shotgun sequence genome encodes these proteins:
- the LOC132846632 gene encoding uncharacterized protein C6orf118-like isoform X2, with amino-acid sequence MSVSGSQTLRRSDMQRQLKEVLHSVEKAHKADIQTYCSGHLGPNKLVHRSLNCRPRKAILSKPKCKDVGLSRVRERSQMEANVEETSDALHSLTIGTMLHIPRIQERPECPSEESLTGVQDMTELAKLRKAIQENSCTVSDMMEQDSLRFTHSHKAGLARRDQQHRRLHTDMRVLRIKAVTTRKCLSGIEAAKRHERRLQQVLRKLPASGGPCRKRLAVFSDVFNDVCDGSPAFGSLLREIKTEYDLYLKSLLFSQSLLWDKSASTSFGVSTEATELKKVASQVLSLEQEARRALEENDRVQIECEDALVDQKGNESYEPVGQCDEVVFSGVNPCALSSVSQVEAKRQQVWKVWAEVQMLQKDIRETMVSTVTTSALENCIRDSEDEILNLAASNVLLQRTIKDLEQNISAILRKAKVSEETTVQVWEEIWTTLNGHD; translated from the exons ATGTCTGTATCAGGCAGCCAAACTCTGAGGCGCTCAGACATGCAGCGGCAGTTGAAGGAAGTTCTTCATAGTGTGGAAAAAGCACACAAAGCCGACATCCAGACCTACTGCTCAGGTCACCTGGGTCCTAACAAACTCGTTCATAGATCCCTTAACTGCAGGCCACGCAAGGCAATATTGAGCAAACCCAAATGTAAAGACGTGGGCCTGTCTCGCGTTCGGGAAAGGAGCCAAATGGAAGCTAATGTGGAAGAAACATCTGATGCCCTGCACAGTCTCACCATAGGCACCATGCTACATATCCCTAGAATCCAGGAAAGACCAGAATGTCCCAGTGAAGAATCGTTGACAGGAGTTCAGGACATGACAGAGTTAGCTAAGCTGAGAAAAGCAATCCAGGAAAACAGTTGTACAGTGTCTGACATGATGGAACAGGACAGCCTCaggttcacacactcacacaaagctGGGCTTGCACGGCGCGATCAACAGCATCGGAGGCTGCACACTGACATGCGGGTTTTAAGGATAAAAGCTGTGACCACCAGGAAGTGTCTGAGTGGTATAGAAGCAGCAAAGCGACATGAGCGCAGGCTTCAACAG gtacTGAGGAAACTTCCTGCCAGCGGAGGTCCCTGCAGAAAGCGCCTCGCAGTATTTAGTGATGTCTTTAATGATGTGTGTGACGGCTCACCTGCATTCGGCAGTCTCCTCCGAGAAATCAAG ACAGAGTATGATTTGTACTTGAAGTCACTCCTTTTCTCCCAGTCACTGCTCTGGGATAAG TCTGCGTCTACCTCATTCGGAGTCTCCACAGAAGCAACAGAGTTAAAGAAAGTAGCAAGCCAAGTGTTATCACTGGAACAGGAAGCCAGGAGAGCTCTAGAGGAAAACGACAG agTCCAAATAGAGTGTGAAGACGCTCTGGTAGACCAGAAGGGAAATG aaagctaCGAGCCGGTGGGTCAGTGTGATGAGGTTGTGTTCTCGGGTGTGAACCCGTGTGCACTTTCCTCCGTCAGTCAGGTGGAGGCTAAAAGACAGCAGGTGTGGAAAGTGTGGGCTGAGGTGCAGATGCTTCAGAAAGACATCAGAGAGACCATGGTGTCCACTGTTACCACCAGCGCTCTTGAGAACTGCATCAGAGACTCAGAA gATGAAATCCTGAACCTTGCTGCTTCAAATGTGCTTCTTCAGAGAACCATTAAG GATCTCGAACAAAACATTTCAGCGATCCTGAGAAAAGCAAAAGTCAGCGAGGAGACAACAGT GCAGGTTTGGGAGGAGATATGGACCACACTGAATGGACATGATTAG
- the LOC132846632 gene encoding uncharacterized protein C6orf118-like isoform X1, which translates to MSVSGSQTLRRSDMQRQLKEVLHSVEKAHKADIQTYCSGHLGPNKLVHRSLNCRPRKAILSKPKCKDVGLSRVRERSQMEANVEETSDALHSLTIGTMLHIPRIQERPECPSEESLTGVQDMTELAKLRKAIQENSCTVSDMMEQDSLRFTHSHKAGLARRDQQHRRLHTDMRVLRIKAVTTRKCLSGIEAAKRHERRLQQVLRKLPASGGPCRKRLAVFSDVFNDVCDGSPAFGSLLREIKTEYDLYLKSLLFSQSLLWDKSASTSFGVSTEATELKKVASQVLSLEQEARRALEENDRVQIECEDALVDQKGNESYEPVGQCDEVVFSGVNPCALSSVSQVEAKRQQVWKVWAEVQMLQKDIRETMVSTVTTSALENCIRDSEDEILNLAASNVLLQRTIKDLEQNISAILRKAKVSEETTVYVLFNSQHFTALESIFIAPFMLQQDNTLICLFYRQVWEEIWTTLNGHD; encoded by the exons ATGTCTGTATCAGGCAGCCAAACTCTGAGGCGCTCAGACATGCAGCGGCAGTTGAAGGAAGTTCTTCATAGTGTGGAAAAAGCACACAAAGCCGACATCCAGACCTACTGCTCAGGTCACCTGGGTCCTAACAAACTCGTTCATAGATCCCTTAACTGCAGGCCACGCAAGGCAATATTGAGCAAACCCAAATGTAAAGACGTGGGCCTGTCTCGCGTTCGGGAAAGGAGCCAAATGGAAGCTAATGTGGAAGAAACATCTGATGCCCTGCACAGTCTCACCATAGGCACCATGCTACATATCCCTAGAATCCAGGAAAGACCAGAATGTCCCAGTGAAGAATCGTTGACAGGAGTTCAGGACATGACAGAGTTAGCTAAGCTGAGAAAAGCAATCCAGGAAAACAGTTGTACAGTGTCTGACATGATGGAACAGGACAGCCTCaggttcacacactcacacaaagctGGGCTTGCACGGCGCGATCAACAGCATCGGAGGCTGCACACTGACATGCGGGTTTTAAGGATAAAAGCTGTGACCACCAGGAAGTGTCTGAGTGGTATAGAAGCAGCAAAGCGACATGAGCGCAGGCTTCAACAG gtacTGAGGAAACTTCCTGCCAGCGGAGGTCCCTGCAGAAAGCGCCTCGCAGTATTTAGTGATGTCTTTAATGATGTGTGTGACGGCTCACCTGCATTCGGCAGTCTCCTCCGAGAAATCAAG ACAGAGTATGATTTGTACTTGAAGTCACTCCTTTTCTCCCAGTCACTGCTCTGGGATAAG TCTGCGTCTACCTCATTCGGAGTCTCCACAGAAGCAACAGAGTTAAAGAAAGTAGCAAGCCAAGTGTTATCACTGGAACAGGAAGCCAGGAGAGCTCTAGAGGAAAACGACAG agTCCAAATAGAGTGTGAAGACGCTCTGGTAGACCAGAAGGGAAATG aaagctaCGAGCCGGTGGGTCAGTGTGATGAGGTTGTGTTCTCGGGTGTGAACCCGTGTGCACTTTCCTCCGTCAGTCAGGTGGAGGCTAAAAGACAGCAGGTGTGGAAAGTGTGGGCTGAGGTGCAGATGCTTCAGAAAGACATCAGAGAGACCATGGTGTCCACTGTTACCACCAGCGCTCTTGAGAACTGCATCAGAGACTCAGAA gATGAAATCCTGAACCTTGCTGCTTCAAATGTGCTTCTTCAGAGAACCATTAAG GATCTCGAACAAAACATTTCAGCGATCCTGAGAAAAGCAAAAGTCAGCGAGGAGACAACAGTGTATGTACTGTTTAACAGTCAACATTTCACAGCATTAGAATCAATATTTATAGCACCATTCATGCTCCAGCAGGACAACACTTTGATTTGTCTCTTTTACAGGCAGGTTTGGGAGGAGATATGGACCACACTGAATGGACATGATTAG